A window from Gammaproteobacteria bacterium encodes these proteins:
- a CDS encoding HAD family hydrolase → MKEYNIIFWDFDGVIKESVAVKSVAFGQLFLQYGREVAGRVRQHHEAHGGVSRYEKIPIYLAWAGEAVTEDKVHDFCDKFSELVLQAVIDSDWVPGVREYLQANYARQCFILVTATPLEEIQQIVQSLQIAPYFKGIFGAPTSKTVAIRDALQRMNCSPEQALVVGDSETDLDAAKANNVAFLLRRTTLNRVLQEQYSGPMFDNLSDE, encoded by the coding sequence GTGAAAGAATATAATATAATATTTTGGGATTTCGATGGTGTGATCAAGGAATCCGTTGCCGTCAAGTCGGTTGCCTTTGGACAACTATTTTTGCAGTATGGCAGGGAAGTGGCAGGTCGGGTGCGCCAACACCATGAGGCCCATGGAGGTGTGTCTCGCTATGAGAAAATTCCCATCTACCTTGCGTGGGCGGGTGAGGCTGTCACAGAGGACAAGGTTCATGATTTTTGTGACAAATTTTCAGAGCTCGTACTGCAAGCAGTGATCGACTCTGATTGGGTGCCAGGTGTGCGTGAGTACTTGCAGGCTAATTATGCTCGTCAATGTTTTATTTTGGTGACTGCTACTCCTCTGGAAGAGATTCAACAAATTGTTCAGTCGTTGCAGATTGCGCCTTATTTTAAAGGGATCTTCGGTGCGCCAACTTCTAAAACTGTGGCTATAAGGGACGCGCTGCAACGCATGAATTGCTCCCCTGAACAAGCGCTAGTAGTGGGTGATTCTGAAACCGACTTGGATGCTGCTAAGGCGAATAACGTAGCCTTTCTGCTGCGACGAACAACACTTAATCGAGTTCTGCAGGAACAGTATTCTGGCCCCATGTTTGATAATTTAAGCGATGAATAG
- a CDS encoding 2,4-dihydroxyhept-2-ene-1,7-dioic acid aldolase: MNRLAAIQQLRDRLKSGGCSIGSWIQIPHASVAEIMGQAGYDWVAVDLEHGSIGVHQLPDLFRALELGGTLPLARLAQGRPKDCKQALDAGAGGVIVPMVESAEQLEAVRNACRWPPAGTRGVGFSRANLFGKHFDGYFEEAQAPLLIAMIEHVRAVDNLEVILNVEGLDAILIGPYDLSASMGLTAHFNHPDLKETMERIRSLTFQRQIPCGVHVVMPSPEQLKLRIEEGYRFLAYSIDAVFLLESSKRVM; encoded by the coding sequence ATGAATAGACTAGCCGCAATTCAACAGCTTCGAGATCGCCTGAAGAGTGGCGGTTGTTCCATCGGTAGCTGGATACAGATTCCTCATGCCTCGGTGGCGGAGATTATGGGACAGGCTGGCTACGATTGGGTGGCTGTTGATCTTGAGCATGGTTCGATTGGAGTGCACCAATTACCAGACTTATTCCGTGCCCTAGAACTTGGGGGGACGTTACCGCTGGCGCGTTTGGCTCAGGGGCGCCCCAAAGATTGTAAGCAAGCATTGGATGCTGGTGCGGGGGGGGTGATAGTGCCGATGGTAGAAAGTGCAGAGCAACTAGAGGCCGTTCGCAATGCATGTCGTTGGCCGCCAGCGGGAACGAGAGGTGTTGGTTTTTCCCGCGCCAATTTGTTTGGAAAACATTTCGATGGTTATTTCGAAGAGGCGCAAGCACCATTGCTTATTGCCATGATTGAACACGTTCGGGCCGTAGATAATCTCGAGGTGATCCTTAATGTTGAAGGGCTGGACGCCATATTGATTGGCCCGTATGACCTTTCGGCTTCGATGGGTTTAACCGCCCATTTTAATCACCCAGATCTTAAAGAGACGATGGAGCGGATACGGTCCTTGACGTTTCAACGTCAGATACCTTGCGGCGTTCATGTTGTAATGCCATCGCCAGAACAATTGAAATTGAGAATCGAGGAAGGTTATCGGTTCCTGGCTTATTCCATTGATGCGGTATTTTTGCTGGAATCATCAAAAAGGGTTATGTAG
- a CDS encoding phosphoglycerate dehydrogenase, whose translation MAKVLITTVPFGDKNRLPLELLENSGIEYLINPYNKKLIETQLFELVADVEVIIAGTESITDKVIAHAPNLKLISRVGIGLDSVDLMAAKRRGVKVSYTPDAPAPAVAELTLGMMLTLLRSIHISNAELHQGKWQRIFGRRLPEVTVGIIGAGRIGTRVLRRITAFGTPKILVNDLMPNYELSREFKMEWVTKEQIYKEADIISLHLPLTHLTKNMIRREQLLSMKADAMIINTSRGGVINENDLYDVMTAGHLGGAAIDVFEHEPYTGKLAEIERCLLTAHMGSMSIDCRTRMEIEATEEAVRFLTGQPLQSEVSQVEYDVQSQGL comes from the coding sequence ATGGCGAAGGTGCTAATTACTACCGTACCCTTTGGCGATAAAAATCGCTTACCGTTGGAGTTGCTTGAAAACTCGGGAATTGAGTATCTAATCAACCCTTATAATAAGAAGCTGATCGAAACTCAGTTGTTCGAGTTAGTCGCAGATGTTGAAGTTATTATCGCGGGCACTGAATCGATCACCGATAAAGTTATAGCACATGCGCCCAACCTTAAGCTTATTTCCAGGGTTGGAATCGGGTTGGATAGTGTCGATCTCATGGCGGCAAAACGGCGTGGGGTCAAGGTCTCCTATACACCAGATGCCCCGGCCCCGGCAGTGGCAGAGCTTACATTGGGTATGATGCTTACGTTGCTGCGTTCTATACACATATCGAATGCGGAACTACACCAAGGTAAATGGCAGCGGATCTTTGGGCGTAGGCTACCAGAAGTGACTGTCGGCATTATTGGCGCTGGCCGTATCGGTACAAGGGTTCTACGTCGTATCACGGCGTTTGGGACGCCGAAGATCCTTGTTAACGATCTCATGCCAAACTATGAACTGAGCAGAGAATTTAAAATGGAATGGGTGACGAAGGAGCAGATTTATAAAGAGGCAGACATAATCAGCTTGCATCTACCCTTAACGCATCTTACCAAAAATATGATCCGCCGTGAGCAGTTATTAAGTATGAAGGCAGATGCCATGATTATTAATACCTCTCGTGGTGGAGTTATCAACGAAAATGATCTTTATGATGTAATGACGGCAGGGCACTTAGGTGGTGCCGCCATAGATGTTTTTGAGCATGAGCCATATACAGGAAAACTTGCGGAAATTGAGCGCTGTCTTCTGACTGCGCACATGGGATCGATGTCGATTGATTGTCGCACTCGTATGGAAATCGAGGCCACCGAAGAGGCTGTACGTTTCCTCACGGGTCAACCACTACAAAGTGAAGTGTCGCAAGTCGAGTACGACGTTCAGAGTCAGGGGTTGTGA
- a CDS encoding lipopolysaccharide biosynthesis protein: MSGSTRTRFVVTVGASLFRALLSFATGMLLARWLGPESYGNMAFLLGTFLGVRQLLDMGSSSAFFTFLSQRSRSKRFVRMYFVWLVIQFLIPLAVVGLIFPSQWIETIWHGEQRGLVLLAFVAAFMQYSVWPAIQQAGESQRQTVWAQGLGVLVAAAHLLAVVLLWWLGMLGLGAIFAAIAVEYMLAAIALHKKYVYASTGEASLAGSMAEPLFRKYLNYCLPLIPYAWIGFAYEFADRWLLQNYGGSVEQAYYAVGAQFAGIALIATSSILRIFWKEIAEAHHQGDYARAGMLYQKVSRLLFLVGAMITGFLVPWAENLLHLMLGTAYVGGAAALAIMFLYPVHQSMGQIGGTMLYATERVSIQVVTGIVFMIASMGVTYLVLAPENAAVPGLGLASEGLALKMVVMQIIQVNVIAYIIARIWSWPFDWIYQPVSLLGCMGLGWVAAMVAGMVSSSFSLLITMGFAALIYFILVVGFIYSMPWLAGLTRKELVDDAQQVYLAAARLLK, translated from the coding sequence ATGAGTGGTTCTACGCGAACACGCTTCGTGGTCACGGTCGGAGCCAGTTTATTTCGGGCACTACTTAGCTTTGCTACCGGGATGTTGTTAGCGCGCTGGTTAGGGCCAGAGTCTTACGGCAATATGGCCTTTCTTCTGGGCACATTTCTGGGTGTCCGACAATTACTGGACATGGGAAGTTCGTCAGCATTTTTTACTTTTCTGTCTCAACGGTCGCGATCAAAGCGCTTTGTTAGAATGTACTTTGTTTGGCTAGTGATACAGTTTTTGATCCCTCTAGCCGTCGTCGGTCTGATTTTTCCTTCGCAATGGATCGAAACTATCTGGCATGGCGAGCAGCGGGGTTTGGTGCTATTGGCTTTTGTCGCCGCTTTCATGCAATACAGTGTTTGGCCGGCCATTCAACAGGCTGGAGAATCTCAGCGGCAAACCGTTTGGGCACAGGGTCTCGGTGTACTGGTAGCGGCGGCACATTTGCTAGCAGTAGTGTTGCTCTGGTGGTTGGGCATGCTTGGACTTGGCGCGATTTTCGCTGCCATCGCAGTGGAGTATATGTTGGCGGCTATTGCATTGCACAAAAAGTACGTGTATGCGTCCACGGGTGAAGCTAGTTTAGCTGGCAGTATGGCAGAACCATTGTTTCGTAAGTATCTAAATTATTGTTTACCCCTAATTCCTTATGCATGGATAGGTTTCGCTTATGAATTTGCTGACCGATGGTTGTTGCAGAATTATGGTGGTAGTGTTGAGCAAGCCTATTATGCGGTTGGTGCACAGTTTGCTGGTATTGCGTTGATAGCGACTTCATCCATTCTCCGCATTTTCTGGAAGGAGATTGCGGAGGCTCACCATCAAGGAGATTATGCACGCGCAGGCATGCTTTATCAGAAGGTCTCCCGTCTACTGTTCCTGGTTGGGGCAATGATCACCGGATTTCTTGTTCCCTGGGCAGAGAATTTGTTGCATCTAATGCTAGGCACGGCCTATGTCGGGGGGGCGGCAGCTTTAGCTATCATGTTTCTCTATCCAGTCCACCAGTCCATGGGGCAGATTGGCGGTACCATGCTCTACGCTACCGAACGAGTATCGATACAGGTTGTTACTGGTATTGTTTTCATGATTGCCAGCATGGGGGTGACTTATTTGGTGTTGGCGCCTGAAAATGCGGCTGTGCCGGGGCTAGGGCTGGCTTCTGAAGGCTTGGCGCTTAAGATGGTAGTGATGCAAATTATACAGGTTAATGTGATTGCTTATATTATAGCTCGTATTTGGAGTTGGCCGTTTGATTGGATTTATCAGCCGGTAAGCTTATTGGGATGCATGGGTTTGGGTTGGGTGGCTGCAATGGTGGCCGGTATGGTGAGCAGCTCGTTTTCTTTGCTTATTACAATGGGGTTCGCGGCCCTGATCTATTTTATACTTGTTGTCGGCTTTATATATTCCATGCCTTGGCTGGCTGGGTTGACGAGAAAAGAATTGGTTGATGATGCGCAGCAGGTTTACCTTGCTGCGGCGAGACTGTTGAAATAA
- a CDS encoding methyltransferase domain-containing protein, with amino-acid sequence MNQWLFVTTRLWRYFSLYFLKPFDAVNDTLTASLVYRLNWSGDFVEIGSGDGVYSYIMHGGSFPIWFDRYLLTDLGRADIYDTHRENILPRANSLDFPIIKKAIDAKRSHVEKIKEIGFAQEAICAPYEQLPLLSESVEAVFFYTPHGLKDHLRALDEARRILRPGGRMLILLYDSRFKSAFLCHWLAQSLPGAFGRYFERLDSGRYKEITNLSKLPEEWEALFRQCGFSVVKCNVGLSTFAWKVYDIQTRPLLKSLIRLFNMLPSFLRTLFKIVWMVIWFPIILVFYVLFSREFVRIGKTNCYLAYELKKSTSNS; translated from the coding sequence ATGAATCAGTGGTTGTTCGTAACCACTAGATTGTGGCGTTATTTCTCCCTGTATTTTTTAAAGCCATTTGATGCAGTTAACGATACGCTGACCGCTAGTCTTGTATATCGTCTAAATTGGTCCGGAGACTTCGTTGAAATCGGCTCTGGTGATGGTGTATACAGCTATATAATGCATGGTGGTAGCTTTCCGATTTGGTTCGATCGTTACTTGTTAACAGATCTCGGTCGAGCAGATATCTATGATACGCATCGGGAAAATATCTTGCCTAGAGCAAACTCATTAGATTTTCCAATTATCAAAAAAGCAATAGATGCCAAGCGAAGCCATGTGGAAAAAATAAAAGAGATCGGGTTTGCGCAGGAAGCGATTTGTGCTCCATATGAGCAGTTACCTTTACTTTCTGAATCAGTTGAAGCTGTTTTCTTCTATACCCCACATGGGTTGAAAGATCACCTACGGGCGCTGGATGAGGCAAGGCGCATTCTTAGGCCTGGTGGTCGAATGTTGATACTTCTATATGATAGTCGATTTAAGAGCGCTTTTCTTTGTCACTGGCTTGCTCAATCGCTGCCGGGCGCATTTGGACGTTACTTCGAGCGGCTTGATAGCGGGCGTTACAAAGAAATCACAAACCTCTCTAAATTACCTGAAGAATGGGAAGCGTTGTTTAGACAATGCGGATTCTCAGTAGTGAAGTGCAATGTCGGTCTGAGTACGTTTGCTTGGAAGGTCTACGATATCCAAACTCGCCCGTTACTTAAGTCGCTAATTCGTTTATTTAATATGCTCCCAAGTTTTTTGCGGACGCTATTTAAAATAGTCTGGATGGTAATTTGGTTTCCGATAATTCTGGTGTTTTATGTTTTGTTTTCAAGAGAGTTTGTGCGCATTGGAAAAACTAATTGCTATCTAGCGTACGAGCTAAAAAAATCAACATCGAATAGTTAA
- a CDS encoding NAD(P)-dependent oxidoreductase: MRSAENQKRTATVIGGSGFLGSHVADQLCEAGYRVRIYDRISSPWRRSDQEMIIGDLLDVEQLNKAITGSEVVYNFAAVADLNQARNQPVETVRVNILGNVQVLEACRLNEVKRFIYASTVYVYSREGGFYRCSKQAAEHYVEEYQRVYGLDYTILRYGSLYGPRADHTNGLFRIVRNALQTGIVRYEGSPDALREYIHVEDAARASVVALGEDFRNQSVVLTGQEPMRVLDLLKMLAEILGMPDAVEFVECEYVGHYVRTPYAYQPKLGRKYVPPMHVDLGQGLLQLIDDVRRNQ, encoded by the coding sequence ATGCGATCTGCGGAGAATCAAAAAAGAACCGCAACGGTTATTGGTGGTAGTGGGTTTTTGGGTTCGCATGTGGCTGATCAATTATGTGAAGCTGGATATCGGGTGCGTATCTACGATCGGATAAGTTCTCCCTGGAGGCGTTCTGATCAGGAAATGATTATCGGTGACTTGCTTGATGTCGAACAGTTAAATAAAGCTATTACTGGTTCCGAGGTGGTTTACAATTTTGCAGCTGTGGCTGACCTCAATCAAGCTCGAAATCAGCCTGTGGAAACCGTGCGAGTCAATATACTCGGCAATGTTCAGGTGCTCGAGGCATGTCGCTTGAATGAAGTTAAACGCTTTATCTATGCCAGTACTGTTTACGTATATAGTCGAGAAGGTGGGTTTTATCGTTGTAGCAAGCAAGCAGCTGAGCATTATGTAGAAGAATATCAGCGCGTATACGGGTTGGATTATACCATTCTTCGTTATGGTTCCCTTTATGGTCCTCGTGCGGATCATACGAATGGTTTGTTTCGCATAGTCCGCAATGCGTTGCAGACGGGGATTGTGCGTTATGAAGGTAGCCCTGATGCATTAAGAGAGTATATCCATGTTGAAGATGCCGCGCGGGCGAGTGTTGTTGCTTTGGGTGAGGACTTCCGTAATCAGAGTGTTGTGCTAACTGGGCAAGAGCCAATGCGGGTGCTTGATCTGCTCAAGATGCTTGCCGAGATTCTAGGTATGCCAGATGCGGTCGAGTTTGTTGAGTGCGAATATGTGGGGCATTATGTGCGTACCCCGTACGCCTATCAGCCGAAGCTAGGACGTAAATATGTGCCACCGATGCATGTGGATTTGGGGCAAGGGTTGCTGCAGTTGATCGATGATGTGCGTCGAAATCAATGA
- a CDS encoding DegT/DnrJ/EryC1/StrS family aminotransferase, whose amino-acid sequence MTTRLSAEELGISGRLELMLCRLHQRKYCHLVGNATTGLYLALMIQGQRGLKVGIPNSVCPNVPLAVYLAGAEPVYLDVSRSNLGLSPSALDGVSDLATIIAVHAYGMPCDIESIEAYCAENKVCLIEDAAVAQGAMLGRRPAGSFGAMSVVSFGAGKVVEAGGGGAILTDDKEIYQALVSLSLKLPSYTDTFGQTISELGAYHTKIYNEQYLARKYEVLPKLFKQRALQEGASFLYQFPRELEATIGDKIQALPKLIQTRTDNASFLIDRLSGYESIGIYPVMFSPGAVPWRFNLLVERKRDEILRSLLNSRVKISSWYPSTDLFFECRSESLVTTPVADAVSENILNVWINETIDKAYLRDISQQLIQRCAE is encoded by the coding sequence ATGACGACTCGTTTGTCTGCTGAAGAATTGGGTATAAGTGGTCGGCTGGAGTTGATGCTGTGTCGGCTTCATCAGAGAAAATATTGTCACTTGGTCGGAAATGCGACAACCGGCCTTTATCTCGCGTTAATGATTCAAGGGCAGCGCGGGCTAAAGGTCGGAATTCCTAATAGTGTGTGCCCCAATGTGCCTCTGGCGGTGTATCTCGCAGGGGCTGAACCGGTTTATCTTGATGTCTCAAGGTCAAATTTGGGTTTATCTCCGTCTGCCCTAGATGGAGTATCCGATTTAGCCACTATTATTGCTGTTCATGCCTACGGCATGCCATGTGATATCGAAAGCATTGAGGCATATTGTGCCGAAAACAAGGTATGTCTTATAGAAGATGCGGCGGTTGCGCAGGGGGCGATGTTGGGGAGGCGTCCTGCGGGATCTTTCGGGGCGATGTCGGTTGTCAGCTTCGGTGCCGGGAAAGTTGTTGAAGCGGGTGGGGGTGGGGCAATATTAACTGATGATAAGGAAATATATCAGGCGTTAGTGAGTCTTAGCTTAAAGTTGCCGAGTTATACAGATACATTTGGTCAAACCATCTCGGAACTGGGTGCTTATCATACAAAAATTTATAACGAGCAATATCTCGCGCGAAAGTATGAAGTGCTTCCAAAATTATTTAAACAACGGGCGCTGCAAGAAGGGGCTTCATTCTTATATCAATTTCCAAGGGAGCTTGAAGCTACAATTGGCGACAAAATCCAAGCATTGCCGAAGCTTATCCAAACGCGAACCGATAATGCGAGTTTTCTAATTGATCGGTTAAGCGGTTACGAAAGCATTGGTATTTACCCGGTTATGTTTAGTCCTGGGGCAGTGCCGTGGCGTTTTAATTTGCTCGTGGAACGAAAGCGCGATGAAATTTTACGTTCACTGCTAAACAGCCGGGTAAAAATAAGCAGTTGGTATCCGTCTACAGACCTGTTTTTCGAATGTCGATCTGAATCCCTGGTAACAACGCCCGTGGCTGATGCTGTCTCGGAAAATATTCTCAACGTGTGGATTAACGAAACTATAGACAAGGCATATCTACGTGATATTTCTCAACAGCTTATTCAACGGTGCGCCGAGTAG
- a CDS encoding class I SAM-dependent methyltransferase, which produces MSNKFKKEVLTAFQKVSPSRINIEDDEMLRKYTQSHYNLFFRKLKFPPELFKGKTVIDFGCGTGEVDVVLANWGADVRGFDFNPISVERANGLKDRFKVPGQLRFSVGDIDAFEIEPASADLSVSFGVIAHVPDQKHMFQRMAQTAKPGGYLILGYVEDAGLIQRLLHRAIVRVNADKTDEEIFRIAQTCFAEHIDRSVQYGGRTAASVINDYLVNPHYLGLSSNTLMNWATGLGLEFYSTCPNTDLPFVVDSPYFMPISRTSEVYKLFTSLNRLRWLFAQQEDSTVFSEIKGDMDDLGEKIETFLSGLNGILQDEVYTDVSLADFRGQLRAVSDAFDRAGLAVLAYARKHLEELGGELDRVLTLIVRKATEGKDFDLKQVQGLLFKGYNGLGTNYTVWHRPA; this is translated from the coding sequence ATGTCAAATAAATTCAAAAAAGAAGTGCTTACCGCTTTCCAAAAGGTTAGTCCCTCGCGAATAAATATTGAAGATGACGAGATGCTGCGGAAATATACGCAGAGTCATTACAATCTCTTTTTCCGTAAATTGAAATTTCCACCAGAATTGTTTAAGGGGAAAACGGTCATAGATTTTGGTTGTGGAACAGGCGAGGTTGATGTCGTTCTGGCTAATTGGGGAGCGGACGTAAGGGGGTTCGATTTCAATCCGATTTCAGTTGAGCGTGCTAATGGGCTCAAGGATAGATTTAAAGTGCCCGGCCAGCTGAGGTTTTCCGTTGGGGATATTGACGCTTTTGAAATTGAACCTGCGAGCGCTGATTTGTCTGTGAGTTTTGGCGTTATCGCTCATGTGCCAGATCAGAAGCATATGTTCCAGCGCATGGCGCAAACCGCTAAACCAGGAGGATATCTCATCTTGGGTTATGTCGAGGATGCTGGGTTAATTCAGCGCCTGTTGCACCGCGCGATTGTTCGGGTAAATGCAGACAAAACTGACGAGGAAATTTTTCGTATTGCGCAGACCTGTTTTGCAGAACATATCGATCGTTCAGTCCAGTATGGAGGGCGAACGGCCGCCAGTGTTATTAACGACTATTTGGTAAACCCGCATTATCTAGGACTATCAAGTAATACGCTGATGAACTGGGCAACTGGGCTGGGATTGGAGTTTTACTCTACATGCCCTAATACCGATTTGCCATTTGTGGTTGACTCACCTTATTTCATGCCAATCTCCCGAACGTCTGAGGTTTATAAATTATTCACGAGTCTTAATCGATTGCGATGGCTTTTTGCTCAGCAAGAAGATTCAACGGTCTTTTCGGAGATTAAGGGGGATATGGATGATCTTGGTGAGAAAATCGAGACCTTTTTAAGTGGCCTTAACGGCATATTGCAAGACGAGGTTTATACTGACGTTTCTCTTGCCGATTTTAGGGGGCAACTGCGCGCAGTCAGTGACGCGTTTGATCGAGCCGGCTTGGCCGTTTTGGCTTATGCGCGAAAACATCTCGAAGAGTTGGGGGGCGAGTTGGATCGTGTGTTGACGTTGATAGTTCGTAAAGCTACGGAAGGTAAAGATTTTGATTTGAAACAGGTTCAGGGCTTATTATTTAAGGGGTATAACGGTTTGGGGACTAACTATACGGTATGGCATAGGCCTGCATGA
- a CDS encoding carbamoyl transferase: MYLLSMYTNMPSSVSLFDGKEVLAATHEERFTRRKNDEVFPERSIDYCLSRAGISTSELDGVAIASYIAPFDDTICHRSQWTVEDYLREQHERWRPYLVERTSELKSLLDIFPEKIDLNMYPAAYWRENYKKSDRNEHYPEDRVKIVANYLGIDVSKVHRIDHHRCHAAYSYYASPFRGEKILALTVDGWGDGMNATIGVFDEDGKYERYYATDQCSIARFYRYMTLVLGMKPNEHEYKLMGLAPYGREKYAKKALEVFRRTLYVDGTEFKWNEKPTDSYFWFRERLEGVRFDNIAWALQSWVEELLLEWVRNCIATYGIRKLVISGGVAMNIKAMGRIAAMPEVENLFVGGSASDESMAISAGICLAEDMIRAEGKSWDSRSVYSLPHLYLGPEASFEDEESVLKILDKDKYIVERDFTPRRIASLLKDGKILARCAGRMEFGQRALCNRSILADPSSLRVKEKINAAIKSRDFWMPFAPVVMDKYVHKYLINPKSLESPHMTIGFETTDEGYDAMIAACHPADRTARAQILHRETNPMVYEILEAFESLTGRGALLNTSFNLHGYPIVNTPAEALDVLERSDLDGLILNHALIMKV; encoded by the coding sequence ATGTATTTACTTTCTATGTACACCAATATGCCTTCTAGTGTCTCGTTGTTTGACGGGAAAGAAGTACTCGCGGCAACACATGAGGAGCGATTTACAAGAAGAAAAAATGATGAGGTCTTTCCAGAGAGATCAATTGACTATTGCTTAAGTCGCGCAGGAATTTCCACGTCGGAATTAGATGGTGTTGCTATAGCAAGTTATATTGCCCCTTTCGATGACACGATCTGTCATAGAAGTCAGTGGACTGTGGAAGACTATTTAAGAGAGCAACATGAGAGATGGCGACCATATCTGGTTGAACGGACTAGCGAGCTCAAATCTTTGTTGGATATTTTTCCGGAAAAAATCGATCTGAATATGTATCCGGCAGCTTATTGGCGGGAAAATTATAAAAAAAGCGATCGAAATGAGCATTATCCAGAGGACCGAGTAAAGATAGTTGCCAATTACCTGGGTATAGACGTGTCCAAGGTGCATCGGATCGATCATCACCGATGTCATGCGGCATATTCTTATTACGCGTCGCCATTTCGAGGTGAAAAAATATTGGCCCTCACCGTGGATGGTTGGGGAGATGGTATGAACGCAACCATCGGAGTCTTTGATGAAGATGGCAAATATGAGCGTTATTATGCAACCGATCAGTGCTCAATAGCACGCTTCTACCGGTATATGACCCTCGTATTGGGAATGAAGCCTAATGAACATGAATATAAGTTGATGGGGCTTGCTCCTTATGGAAGGGAAAAATATGCCAAAAAGGCGTTGGAAGTGTTTCGGCGTACTTTGTACGTGGATGGCACGGAATTTAAATGGAATGAAAAGCCGACAGATAGTTATTTTTGGTTCCGCGAGCGACTGGAGGGAGTGAGGTTCGATAACATCGCTTGGGCGCTGCAGTCCTGGGTAGAAGAACTCTTGTTGGAATGGGTTCGTAACTGTATCGCGACCTATGGAATTCGTAAATTAGTAATTTCTGGTGGGGTTGCCATGAACATCAAAGCGATGGGCAGAATTGCAGCTATGCCAGAAGTCGAAAATCTTTTTGTGGGAGGCTCTGCTAGTGATGAATCGATGGCGATCAGCGCCGGAATTTGTCTCGCTGAGGATATGATTCGTGCTGAGGGTAAGAGTTGGGACAGCCGGTCCGTGTATTCACTGCCCCACCTTTATCTTGGGCCGGAGGCTTCATTTGAGGATGAAGAATCAGTGCTCAAGATACTCGATAAAGATAAATATATTGTTGAGCGTGATTTTACGCCTAGAAGGATTGCGTCATTACTTAAGGATGGGAAGATCTTGGCGCGCTGCGCTGGAAGAATGGAGTTTGGCCAGCGCGCACTCTGTAATCGTTCAATACTGGCCGATCCAAGCAGTTTGCGCGTCAAGGAAAAAATTAATGCCGCTATAAAGAGTCGTGATTTTTGGATGCCGTTTGCACCTGTGGTAATGGATAAATACGTACACAAGTATCTCATCAACCCTAAGAGCCTAGAGTCGCCGCACATGACAATTGGGTTTGAGACTACAGATGAGGGATACGATGCGATGATTGCTGCTTGTCACCCAGCGGATCGAACGGCTAGAGCGCAAATTCTGCATCGTGAGACAAATCCAATGGTTTATGAAATATTGGAGGCGTTCGAATCATTAACTGGCCGTGGCGCGCTGCTTAATACAAGCTTTAATCTCCATGGGTATCCTATTGTTAATACTCCGGCTGAAGCGTTAGACGTGTTGGAGCGAAGTGATTTAGATGGTTTAATTCTTAATCATGCGCTAATAATGAAGGTGTAA
- a CDS encoding acyltransferase, with protein sequence MKSDLPNNTLRARSKVWRVFNIIFWVDSLYSAFIKLRLKKCGRGVKFRLSTVIKGHENIVLGDNFSSMGVLYIYANDDGYLEVGNNCVVNTNVQLGASGGKLIIGDNVMIGPNVVIRATNHGTRKGAFMNAQPHSYGEINVEDDVWIGSNSVITSGVTLAKGTVVGAGAVVTKSTEPYSIVGGVPARKIGERI encoded by the coding sequence ATGAAATCTGATTTGCCGAACAATACTCTTCGCGCAAGAAGTAAGGTTTGGCGTGTATTTAATATTATTTTTTGGGTTGACTCTTTATATAGCGCTTTTATTAAATTAAGACTAAAAAAATGTGGGAGAGGCGTAAAATTTAGATTGAGTACTGTAATCAAAGGTCATGAGAATATCGTCCTCGGAGACAACTTTAGCTCTATGGGTGTCCTTTATATTTATGCTAATGACGATGGATATTTGGAAGTTGGGAATAATTGTGTAGTAAATACGAATGTTCAGCTTGGAGCATCGGGAGGAAAGCTGATAATCGGAGATAATGTAATGATTGGGCCTAATGTTGTTATTAGAGCGACTAATCACGGTACGCGTAAAGGCGCGTTCATGAATGCCCAGCCTCACTCTTATGGAGAGATAAATGTAGAAGATGATGTTTGGATTGGTTCGAATTCGGTCATAACATCTGGGGTGACTCTGGCAAAAGGCACAGTCGTGGGAGCTGGTGCTGTTGTTACAAAATCTACGGAGCCCTACAGCATTGTTGGAGGCGTCCCTGCGAGAAAAATTGGTGAAAGAATATAA